The following are from one region of the Jatrophihabitans telluris genome:
- a CDS encoding DUF4191 domain-containing protein yields MAQAFGSKKAPKSKASRADKKATRALKRQRRRETFSSIGQAFSMTRKNDSRLIPYLVLAFIAGALLGFFVLFIPTGTWWLGIVPAVAVGLLAAMFVFSRRAQSSAYSQAEGQPGAASYVLGQMRGDWHKTDAVAGTTQLDAVHRILGRPGVILVGEGAPHRVKPLLAQEKKRVSRLAGDAPIYDIVVGKGEGEVPLGKLNVYIMKLPRNLSKEQVVALDRRLAALSTARAPLPQGPMPAGAKMRNMQRAARRRG; encoded by the coding sequence ATGGCGCAGGCATTCGGGTCGAAGAAGGCCCCCAAGAGCAAAGCAAGTCGAGCGGACAAAAAGGCCACACGCGCCCTGAAGCGTCAGCGGCGGCGCGAGACGTTCTCCTCCATCGGCCAGGCGTTCTCGATGACCCGCAAGAACGACTCGCGGCTCATCCCCTACCTCGTTCTCGCCTTCATCGCCGGTGCTCTGCTCGGCTTCTTCGTCCTGTTCATCCCCACCGGCACCTGGTGGCTCGGGATCGTGCCCGCCGTGGCGGTCGGTCTGCTCGCCGCCATGTTCGTGTTCTCCCGCCGCGCGCAGTCCTCGGCCTACAGCCAGGCGGAGGGCCAGCCCGGTGCGGCGTCCTACGTCCTCGGACAGATGCGTGGTGACTGGCACAAGACCGATGCCGTCGCCGGCACGACCCAGCTCGACGCCGTCCACCGCATCCTCGGCCGGCCCGGGGTCATCCTCGTCGGCGAGGGCGCTCCGCACCGGGTGAAGCCGTTGCTGGCCCAGGAGAAGAAGCGGGTGTCCAGGCTGGCCGGCGATGCGCCGATCTACGACATCGTCGTCGGCAAGGGCGAGGGCGAAGTGCCGCTCGGCAAGCTGAACGTGTACATCATGAAGCTCCCCCGCAACCTCTCCAAGGAGCAGGTCGTGGCCCTCGATCGCCGCCTGGCCGCGCTGTCGACGGCCCGCGCACCGCTGCCCCAGGGTCCGATGCCCGCGGGAGCGAAGATGCGCAACATGCAGCGTGCGGCCCGCCGACGCGGCTGA
- a CDS encoding RDD family protein — protein sequence MTEPTARPAATGKAPGPATPSRQRFRGQRLGRPESGPGSLAPFGRRALAFLIDVAASGLVAGLFVRRHDLPGAAGHLPGQWSLVPLAADYLIGLVLLGRTFGMYLTGLRVIRVDRNVAIGPLRAAARTALLVLLIPAVVIDSDLRGLHDRLTGTAVIVH from the coding sequence ATGACCGAGCCCACCGCTCGACCAGCGGCAACCGGCAAGGCACCGGGGCCCGCCACGCCCAGCCGCCAGCGCTTTCGCGGCCAGCGTCTCGGCCGTCCCGAGTCCGGCCCAGGGTCGCTGGCCCCCTTCGGTCGCCGGGCGCTGGCGTTCCTGATCGACGTCGCCGCCTCCGGCCTGGTCGCGGGCCTGTTCGTCCGGCGTCATGATCTACCCGGCGCCGCCGGGCACCTGCCGGGCCAATGGAGCCTGGTCCCGCTCGCCGCGGACTACCTCATCGGCCTGGTACTGCTCGGGCGCACCTTCGGGATGTATCTCACCGGCCTGCGCGTCATACGTGTCGATCGAAACGTCGCCATCGGTCCACTCCGCGCGGCGGCTCGCACCGCATTGCTCGTTCTGCTCATCCCGGCGGTGGTCATCGACTCCGACCTTCGCGGCCTCCACGATCGGCTGACCGGTACCGCGGTCATAGTGCACTGA
- the glnA gene encoding type I glutamate--ammonia ligase: MFNSAQEVLSFIKNENVEFIDIRFTDLPGVQQHFNVPASNFNEDSFTEGQMFDGSSIRGFASIHKSDLKLIPDPATAYVDPFRKAKTLNINHSIVEPRTGEPYERDPRQVATKAEQYLKSTGIADTVYFGPEAEFYIFDEVRYESKMNTASYFIDSEEGHWNTGRIEEGGNLGYKTNVKGGYFPVSPYDHFADLRDEISTELINAGLELERAHHEVGTGGQAEINYKFDTLTHAADQILLFKYIVKNVAWRNGKSATFMPKPLFGDNGSGMHCHQSLWKDGEPLFYDETGYAGLSDIARWYVGGLLHHAPSALAFTNPTVNSYHRLVPGYEAPVNLVYSAGNRSACIRVPITGTSPKAKRIEYRVPDPSANPYLAFAAMLMAGLDGIKNKIEPPEPVDKDLYELPPDEAASIPQVPGSLDQVLDALEADHDYLTEGGVFTEDLIASWISYKRINEVDPVRLRPHPYEFDLYYNI, translated from the coding sequence ATGTTCAACAGTGCGCAAGAAGTACTGAGCTTCATCAAGAACGAAAACGTCGAGTTCATCGACATCCGGTTTACGGACCTGCCCGGCGTGCAGCAGCACTTCAACGTCCCGGCCTCGAACTTCAACGAGGACTCCTTCACCGAGGGGCAGATGTTCGACGGTTCGTCCATCCGCGGCTTCGCCTCGATCCACAAGTCCGACCTGAAGCTCATCCCCGATCCGGCCACGGCCTACGTCGACCCGTTCCGCAAGGCCAAGACGCTCAACATCAACCACTCGATCGTCGAGCCTCGCACCGGAGAGCCCTACGAGCGCGATCCCCGCCAGGTCGCCACCAAAGCCGAGCAGTACCTGAAGAGCACCGGGATCGCCGACACCGTCTACTTCGGACCCGAGGCCGAGTTCTATATTTTCGACGAGGTTCGCTACGAGTCGAAGATGAACACCGCGTCGTACTTCATCGACTCCGAGGAAGGTCACTGGAACACCGGCCGCATCGAAGAGGGCGGCAACCTGGGCTACAAGACCAACGTCAAGGGCGGGTACTTCCCGGTCAGCCCGTACGACCACTTCGCCGACCTGCGCGACGAGATCTCCACCGAACTGATCAACGCGGGTCTGGAACTGGAACGGGCCCACCACGAGGTCGGCACCGGCGGCCAGGCCGAGATCAACTACAAGTTCGACACGCTCACCCATGCGGCCGACCAGATCCTGCTCTTCAAGTACATCGTCAAGAACGTCGCGTGGCGCAACGGCAAGTCGGCGACCTTCATGCCCAAGCCGCTCTTCGGCGACAACGGTTCGGGCATGCACTGCCACCAGTCGTTGTGGAAGGACGGCGAGCCGCTGTTCTACGACGAGACCGGCTACGCCGGACTGTCCGACATCGCGCGCTGGTACGTCGGGGGGTTGCTGCACCACGCGCCGTCCGCACTGGCGTTCACCAATCCGACCGTGAACTCCTACCACCGTCTGGTCCCCGGGTACGAGGCTCCGGTGAACCTCGTCTACTCCGCCGGTAACCGATCCGCCTGCATTCGCGTGCCGATCACCGGCACCAGTCCGAAGGCCAAGCGCATCGAATACCGCGTCCCGGACCCGTCGGCCAACCCGTACCTGGCCTTTGCCGCGATGCTGATGGCCGGGCTCGACGGCATCAAGAACAAGATCGAACCCCCGGAGCCGGTCGACAAGGACCTCTACGAACTGCCGCCGGACGAAGCCGCCTCGATCCCGCAGGTGCCGGGTTCACTCGACCAGGTTCTCGACGCTCTCGAAGCCGACCACGACTACCTGACCGAGGGTGGCGTGTTCACGGAGGATCTCATCGCCAGCTGGATCAGCTACAAGCGGATCAACGAGGTCGACCCGGTTCGACTCCGTCCGCATCCCTACGAGTTCGACCTCTACTACAACATCTAG
- a CDS encoding lysylphosphatidylglycerol synthase transmembrane domain-containing protein — protein sequence MTELEDRVSGSSALASADPISEVRDSDGSRKVLPASSWARCEQGHAGRHPWLRVTALAIVAAVLAVEGYAIAPHLAAARHALSHPRWGWLAIALWCELGSMVYFARVQRRMLAAGGVTLALRRAVAVTFAANAMSVTLPAGPVISTGYTFRRMRGWGASAPVVTWGMLTSGVLSTLALTVIGAFGASLAGGADNFVVVAIEILGVAAAGIGLRRLARRPDLLLRIGTWAVRRANAVLRRPPLAGQERVGELLDELLLIRPRTRDWAIGLLFAGLNWLLDLLCLIAACRAVGADGPTLAVAMVAYASGMAASSLPLLPGGIGLVDGALLISLTHGGLQLSEATAGVLVYRLISLILVAAVGWAFWLLLNQRDRRHRREFLSEMATSAGS from the coding sequence ATGACCGAGCTGGAGGACCGTGTCAGCGGTTCGAGTGCGCTCGCGTCTGCTGACCCGATCAGCGAGGTCCGCGATTCCGACGGTTCGCGCAAGGTCCTTCCCGCGTCCTCGTGGGCACGTTGCGAACAAGGCCACGCCGGCCGGCATCCGTGGTTGCGGGTTACGGCTCTGGCGATCGTGGCGGCGGTCCTGGCGGTCGAGGGCTACGCCATCGCGCCGCACCTGGCCGCCGCCCGGCACGCGCTGAGTCACCCGCGATGGGGATGGTTGGCGATCGCCCTGTGGTGTGAACTCGGATCGATGGTCTACTTCGCCCGCGTTCAGCGGCGAATGCTGGCGGCCGGCGGAGTGACCCTGGCCCTGCGTCGCGCGGTGGCCGTGACCTTTGCGGCGAACGCAATGAGCGTCACCCTGCCCGCCGGCCCGGTGATCTCAACGGGCTACACGTTCCGTCGGATGCGAGGGTGGGGTGCGAGCGCGCCGGTCGTTACGTGGGGCATGCTCACCTCCGGCGTCCTGAGCACCCTGGCCCTGACGGTCATCGGTGCGTTCGGGGCAAGTCTGGCCGGCGGGGCCGACAACTTCGTGGTCGTGGCGATCGAGATTCTCGGCGTCGCGGCCGCCGGCATTGGGCTGCGGCGCCTGGCCCGCCGTCCCGATCTGCTGTTGCGCATCGGGACCTGGGCGGTGCGCCGGGCCAACGCCGTGTTGCGACGGCCACCGCTGGCCGGTCAGGAGCGGGTCGGCGAGCTGCTCGACGAACTCCTGCTGATCCGTCCACGAACCAGGGACTGGGCCATCGGCTTGCTGTTCGCCGGGCTGAACTGGCTACTCGATCTGCTGTGCCTCATCGCAGCCTGCCGCGCGGTGGGGGCTGACGGTCCGACACTGGCTGTAGCCATGGTCGCCTACGCCTCCGGCATGGCCGCCTCGAGCCTTCCTTTGCTACCCGGCGGCATCGGTCTGGTGGACGGCGCGTTGCTGATCTCGCTCACGCACGGCGGCCTGCAACTGTCCGAGGCGACGGCGGGGGTGCTCGTCTACCGGCTGATCAGCCTCATCCTGGTGGCCGCGGTCGGTTGGGCGTTCTGGCTGCTGCTCAACCAGCGTGACCGCCGCCACCGGCGCGAGTTCCTCAGCGAGATGGCAACCAGCGCCGGTTCCTGA
- a CDS encoding phosphatase PAP2 family protein, giving the protein MTTTARDTASGNVAPDGRAHESGRRRFRGVLPDRMLQHREPRWWQEIAIIGFCYWIYSEIRNLVPQQKSIAERHGRGVQHLQDALHLNFERSLNSFVADHEPIAQVMNYYYATLHFIITIAVLIWLYVAHPRIYRGARTVIFATSLIALAGFYLYPLAPPRLLPQYGYIDTLQVFHTWGSLADPKVAEHSNQYAAMPSLHIGWSLWCGVSIFLCARRMWVRLLGAIYPVCTLLVIVGTANHFIIDAVFGLIVFLIGCGVQYLLSGRSAYRKAPHPPPAMLHAKRSKPETPQSGS; this is encoded by the coding sequence GTGACCACGACCGCCCGCGACACCGCCTCGGGCAACGTCGCACCGGATGGTCGCGCCCATGAGTCCGGTCGGCGCCGCTTCCGGGGCGTGCTCCCGGACCGGATGCTGCAGCACCGCGAACCCCGCTGGTGGCAGGAGATCGCCATCATCGGATTCTGCTACTGGATCTACAGCGAGATCCGCAACCTGGTGCCTCAGCAGAAGTCGATCGCCGAGCGCCACGGACGCGGCGTTCAGCACCTGCAGGACGCCTTGCACCTGAACTTCGAGCGATCGCTGAACAGCTTCGTGGCCGACCACGAGCCGATCGCCCAGGTGATGAACTACTACTACGCCACCTTGCACTTCATCATCACGATCGCGGTGCTGATCTGGCTTTACGTCGCCCATCCGCGCATCTACCGCGGCGCACGCACGGTCATCTTCGCCACATCGCTGATCGCCCTGGCCGGCTTCTATCTCTATCCGCTCGCTCCGCCACGGCTGTTACCGCAATACGGCTACATCGATACGCTTCAGGTCTTCCACACCTGGGGATCGCTCGCCGATCCGAAGGTGGCCGAGCACTCCAACCAGTACGCCGCCATGCCGAGCCTGCACATCGGCTGGTCGCTGTGGTGTGGAGTCTCGATCTTTCTGTGCGCGCGCCGTATGTGGGTTCGCCTGCTCGGCGCGATCTACCCGGTCTGCACCCTGCTCGTGATCGTCGGCACGGCGAACCACTTCATCATCGACGCGGTCTTCGGGCTGATCGTGTTCCTGATCGGCTGCGGGGTGCAGTACCTCCTGTCCGGCCGCAGCGCGTACCGCAAGGCACCGCATCCGCCGCCGGCCATGCTCCACGCCAAGCGGAGCAAGCCCGAGACGCCTCAGTCGGGCTCGTAG
- a CDS encoding bifunctional [glutamine synthetase] adenylyltransferase/[glutamine synthetase]-adenylyl-L-tyrosine phosphorylase, with amino-acid sequence MVRLGFADPERAVELVTGTPLGLWDVATNSPVDDDAAMIVSALARAADPDLALSALSGLVDTELGRQVRHDLARNALFRSRLLYTLGASVALGEHLIRRPQAVAGLLEDRFDVAAAEERLAAAVGADVLDPVTGTSGCAAAVGDYDAVNALRDAYRDELVRVAARDLAGELALEQVAEALADLAGYVLRAGLAVARRELPAAAASCRLAVIAMGKTGGRELNYVSDVDVVFVAEPLDADQPVEAALTSATKLAAAMMRICGQAAWEVDANLRPEGASGALVRTLASHEAYYRRWASTWEFQALLKARPIAGDLDLGEAYLAVISPMVWSAAERADFVTDVRAMRRRVVDHIPAAVIDRELKLGPGGLRDVEFALQLLQLVHGRADEALRVRATLPALAALRDGGFVGRDDALSLADAYRFLRTAEHRVQLVRLRRTHLVPDDEAALSRLARAMGFRPDSRGDAAAVWHSEWALHAREVRRLHEKLFYRPLLEAVARVPSEGMRLSPDEARRRLEALGYADPAGALRHLQALTAGLSRRAAIQRTLLPVILSDLASAPDPDAGLLAYRQVSDALGDTPWFLRLLRDEGAVATRLARILGTSRYVAHMLVRAPEALQMLADDAQLVPRRRTEIETTMLTAARRQEDPAAAAHVIRALRRVELLRVAFSQLVGLLDDSAVRIALTELADATLGASLASARAGLAAELDVAELGFDFALIAMGRLGGQELGYGSDADVLFVFRPRGPGSASGGADHAKQAGQLAERLRRMLATPSTDPPLVLDADLRPEGRNGALVRSLDSYAEYYARWSSVWEAQALLRARFCAGDPDLGERFIELIDPLRYPVGGLAPADVIEIRRIKGRVDAERLPRGADPHTHTKLGRGGLSDVEWTAQLLQLRHAAEVAGLRTPSTLPALWAAAEAGLLAAEDAAALEAAWRLASRARDAIMLVRDKAEDQLPTQGLTLVAIGRVLGYPPDPEPGHIVDDYRRATRRARRVVESIFYEPD; translated from the coding sequence ATGGTGCGGCTGGGTTTCGCCGATCCGGAACGTGCCGTCGAACTCGTCACGGGGACCCCCCTGGGGCTGTGGGACGTGGCCACCAACAGCCCTGTCGACGACGACGCGGCGATGATCGTCTCGGCCCTGGCCCGCGCCGCCGATCCCGATCTCGCGCTGTCGGCCCTCAGCGGGCTGGTTGACACCGAGCTCGGCCGCCAGGTCCGGCACGACCTGGCCCGCAACGCGTTGTTCCGGTCTCGGCTGCTGTACACCCTCGGGGCCTCCGTCGCCCTCGGCGAGCACCTGATCCGACGTCCGCAGGCGGTCGCCGGTCTTCTGGAGGACCGCTTCGACGTCGCGGCGGCCGAGGAGCGGCTGGCGGCCGCAGTCGGCGCCGATGTCCTGGATCCCGTCACCGGGACCTCCGGATGCGCGGCCGCGGTCGGGGACTACGACGCCGTCAACGCTCTCCGGGACGCCTACCGCGATGAGCTGGTGCGAGTCGCCGCCCGGGACCTGGCGGGCGAGCTCGCCCTGGAGCAGGTCGCCGAGGCGCTGGCCGATCTTGCCGGCTACGTGCTCAGAGCGGGGTTGGCGGTCGCCCGTCGAGAACTCCCGGCCGCGGCGGCGTCCTGTCGGCTGGCCGTCATCGCCATGGGCAAGACCGGGGGGCGGGAACTGAACTACGTCTCCGACGTCGACGTCGTCTTCGTGGCCGAGCCGCTCGACGCCGACCAGCCCGTCGAGGCCGCCTTGACCTCAGCCACCAAGCTGGCCGCCGCGATGATGCGGATCTGCGGGCAGGCGGCGTGGGAAGTCGATGCGAATCTGCGTCCGGAGGGCGCGTCCGGAGCGCTGGTCCGCACCTTGGCCAGCCATGAGGCCTACTACCGTCGCTGGGCCTCCACCTGGGAGTTCCAGGCGCTGCTCAAGGCTCGTCCCATTGCCGGGGACCTCGACCTCGGCGAGGCGTATCTGGCGGTCATCTCGCCGATGGTCTGGTCGGCCGCCGAACGGGCCGATTTCGTGACCGACGTGCGCGCGATGCGCCGCCGCGTCGTCGACCACATCCCTGCGGCGGTCATCGACCGAGAACTCAAGCTCGGCCCGGGTGGGCTGCGCGACGTCGAGTTCGCGCTGCAGCTGCTGCAGCTGGTGCACGGTCGGGCCGACGAGGCCCTTCGGGTCCGTGCGACCCTGCCCGCCCTGGCCGCGCTGCGCGACGGTGGGTTCGTCGGCCGGGACGACGCCCTCAGCCTGGCCGATGCCTACCGATTCCTGCGCACCGCTGAACACCGGGTGCAGCTGGTCCGCCTGCGCCGGACCCATCTCGTTCCCGACGACGAGGCGGCCCTGTCGAGGCTGGCTCGGGCGATGGGTTTCCGGCCGGACAGTCGTGGCGATGCCGCGGCCGTCTGGCACTCGGAGTGGGCGCTGCATGCGCGCGAGGTCCGGCGCCTGCACGAGAAGCTGTTCTACCGACCGCTGCTGGAAGCGGTCGCCCGGGTTCCTTCCGAAGGCATGCGGCTGAGCCCCGACGAGGCCCGGCGTCGACTCGAGGCGCTGGGCTACGCCGATCCCGCCGGAGCGCTGCGACACCTTCAGGCGCTCACGGCGGGCCTGTCCCGCCGCGCCGCGATTCAGCGCACGCTGCTCCCGGTGATCCTGTCCGATCTGGCCTCCGCGCCTGACCCCGACGCCGGTCTGCTCGCCTACCGGCAGGTCTCCGATGCCCTCGGCGACACGCCGTGGTTCCTGCGGTTGCTGCGTGACGAGGGCGCGGTGGCGACCCGGTTGGCGCGGATACTGGGAACGTCCCGCTACGTTGCGCACATGCTCGTCCGGGCACCCGAGGCCTTGCAGATGCTGGCCGACGACGCCCAGTTGGTGCCACGCAGACGGACCGAGATCGAGACCACGATGCTGACCGCGGCGCGCCGGCAGGAGGACCCCGCCGCGGCCGCTCACGTCATCCGCGCCCTGCGCAGGGTCGAGCTGCTGCGGGTCGCCTTCAGCCAGCTCGTCGGCCTGCTCGACGACAGCGCGGTACGGATCGCGTTGACCGAACTGGCCGACGCCACGCTCGGGGCAAGCCTCGCCTCGGCCCGCGCGGGTCTGGCCGCCGAGCTCGACGTTGCCGAACTCGGTTTCGACTTCGCCCTGATCGCGATGGGCCGACTGGGCGGCCAGGAGCTGGGTTACGGCTCCGATGCCGACGTGCTGTTCGTCTTCCGACCCCGTGGACCTGGCTCGGCGAGCGGAGGCGCGGACCACGCCAAGCAGGCAGGTCAACTGGCTGAGCGGCTGCGCCGGATGCTGGCCACCCCGTCCACGGATCCGCCTCTGGTCCTGGACGCCGATCTGCGTCCCGAGGGCCGCAACGGTGCCCTGGTCCGCTCACTGGACTCCTACGCCGAGTACTACGCCCGCTGGTCGTCGGTGTGGGAGGCGCAGGCGCTGCTGCGGGCCCGCTTCTGCGCCGGCGATCCTGACCTGGGGGAGCGGTTCATCGAGCTCATCGACCCGCTGCGGTACCCGGTCGGCGGCCTGGCTCCCGCTGACGTGATCGAAATCCGGCGCATAAAGGGACGGGTGGACGCCGAACGGTTACCTCGAGGCGCCGACCCGCACACCCACACCAAGCTCGGCCGAGGAGGGCTGTCCGACGTCGAATGGACCGCCCAGTTGCTCCAGCTCCGGCATGCCGCCGAGGTGGCCGGGCTGCGTACTCCATCGACCCTGCCGGCCCTGTGGGCCGCCGCCGAAGCCGGATTGTTGGCCGCGGAGGACGCGGCCGCACTGGAAGCGGCGTGGCGGCTGGCCAGTCGCGCTCGGGACGCGATCATGCTCGTCCGCGACAAGGCCGAGGATCAGTTGCCCACCCAGGGGCTCACGCTGGTCGCGATCGGCCGGGTGCTCGGCTACCCACCCGATCCCGAGCCCGGCCATATCGTGGACGACTACCGACGCGCCACCAGGCGGGCTCGCCGGGTGGTCGAGTCGATCTTCTACGAGCCCGACTGA
- a CDS encoding type 1 glutamine amidotransferase: MSAAPLAAPILVIQNDESDPVGRLGTWLTDAGAELDVRSGPAGAEFPDDLSEHSALVVLGGAANAYDDDGAPWLPQVRRLLTGAVASDKPVLGVCLGGQLLAVAAGGRVERAASAEYGAQLVAKRQAAAGDPLFKELPITPDVLQWHVDEISRLPNGAVLLASSPGSEVQAFRVGRLAWGLQFHIETTPEMVATWAEEDAEVMADYDVARILERSATAHPDIEEAWRPVAAAFVDVARDPQAAAGPRTLPMAGPPASTAAPITDPAEIRAALAAELNASRQPHGAH; the protein is encoded by the coding sequence ATGTCCGCAGCGCCGCTCGCCGCCCCGATCCTCGTCATCCAGAACGACGAGTCCGACCCGGTCGGCCGGCTCGGCACCTGGCTGACCGACGCGGGCGCCGAACTGGACGTCCGGTCCGGTCCGGCCGGCGCCGAGTTCCCGGACGATCTGTCCGAGCACTCGGCTCTGGTCGTCCTCGGTGGCGCCGCGAACGCCTACGACGACGACGGGGCCCCGTGGCTGCCCCAGGTGCGCCGGCTGCTCACCGGCGCAGTGGCCTCCGACAAGCCGGTGCTCGGGGTGTGCCTGGGTGGACAGTTGCTCGCCGTCGCCGCCGGTGGCCGCGTCGAGCGTGCGGCCAGCGCGGAGTACGGAGCGCAGCTGGTGGCCAAGCGTCAGGCGGCGGCCGGTGACCCGCTGTTCAAGGAACTGCCGATCACGCCGGACGTACTGCAGTGGCACGTGGACGAAATCAGCCGGCTGCCCAACGGCGCGGTATTGCTGGCGTCCTCGCCGGGCTCGGAGGTTCAGGCGTTCCGCGTCGGCCGGTTGGCCTGGGGCCTGCAGTTCCACATCGAGACGACGCCGGAGATGGTCGCGACGTGGGCCGAGGAGGACGCCGAAGTGATGGCTGACTACGACGTCGCCCGGATCCTGGAGCGGTCCGCGACGGCTCACCCCGACATCGAGGAGGCATGGCGCCCGGTGGCGGCCGCATTCGTCGACGTGGCGCGGGATCCGCAGGCCGCCGCGGGGCCGCGAACCCTGCCGATGGCCGGGCCGCCGGCGAGCACCGCGGCTCCCATCACCGATCCGGCCGAGATCAGGGCGGCGCTTGCGGCGGAGCTGAACGCCTCGCGTCAGCCGCACGGCGCGCACTGA
- the glnA gene encoding type I glutamate--ammonia ligase, producing the protein MDRQQEFVLRTIEERQIRFVRLWFTDVLGTLKSVAIAPAELEGAFAEGIGFDGSAIEGFARASESDMLARPDPSTFQVLPSDDGNPSDTARMFCDITMPDGSPSWADPRYVLRRTLSKAADRGLTFYTHPEIEFFLLRDRPSDGTEPKPIDNGGYFDMTSHDTAHDFRRAAITALEAVGISVEFSHHEVAPGQQEIDLRYADALSMADNIMSFRHIIKEVARAKQVHATFMPKPFRHQPGSGMHTHLSLFEGDRNAFHDASDELYLSATARSFIAGLLRHAREITAVTNQWVNSYKRLFGYSAPGQIVEAPTYVCWGHANRSALVRLPMYKPNKANSTRVEVRSLDTACNPYLAFSVLLAAGMKGVEEGYELPPGAEDDVWSLSDTERRALGYDELPHNLSDALDVMESSELVAETLGEHVFDFFLRNKRAEWVDYRAEVTPFELRRYLPSL; encoded by the coding sequence GTGGACCGTCAGCAGGAGTTCGTCCTCCGTACCATCGAAGAGCGCCAGATCCGGTTCGTCCGGCTCTGGTTCACCGACGTGCTCGGCACGCTGAAGTCGGTCGCCATCGCCCCCGCCGAGCTCGAAGGCGCTTTCGCCGAGGGCATCGGCTTCGACGGCTCGGCCATCGAGGGCTTCGCCCGGGCCAGCGAGTCGGACATGCTCGCCCGGCCCGATCCGTCCACGTTCCAGGTGCTGCCCAGCGACGACGGCAATCCCAGCGACACCGCCCGGATGTTCTGTGACATCACGATGCCCGACGGTTCCCCGTCCTGGGCCGATCCGCGCTACGTCCTGCGCCGGACGCTGTCCAAGGCGGCCGACCGCGGGCTGACCTTCTACACCCATCCCGAGATCGAGTTCTTCCTGCTTCGCGACCGTCCCAGCGACGGAACCGAGCCGAAGCCGATCGACAACGGTGGCTACTTCGACATGACCAGTCACGACACCGCCCACGACTTCCGGCGGGCTGCCATCACCGCGCTGGAGGCCGTTGGGATATCGGTCGAGTTCAGCCACCACGAGGTCGCGCCCGGCCAGCAGGAGATCGACCTGCGCTACGCCGATGCGCTGTCGATGGCCGACAACATCATGAGCTTTCGCCACATCATCAAGGAGGTCGCGCGGGCCAAGCAGGTGCACGCGACGTTCATGCCCAAGCCCTTCCGTCACCAGCCCGGCAGCGGTATGCACACGCACCTGTCGCTGTTCGAGGGCGATCGCAACGCGTTTCACGACGCCAGCGACGAGCTGTACCTGTCCGCCACGGCTCGATCGTTCATCGCCGGTCTGCTCCGTCACGCTCGCGAGATAACGGCGGTCACGAACCAGTGGGTCAACTCCTACAAGCGACTGTTCGGCTACTCGGCACCGGGCCAGATCGTCGAGGCGCCGACTTACGTCTGCTGGGGCCACGCCAATCGGTCCGCGCTGGTGCGGTTGCCGATGTACAAGCCGAACAAGGCCAACTCCACCCGGGTCGAGGTCCGCTCGCTGGACACGGCCTGCAATCCGTACCTGGCCTTCTCGGTCCTGCTGGCCGCCGGTATGAAAGGCGTCGAGGAGGGCTATGAGCTGCCTCCCGGCGCCGAGGATGACGTCTGGTCGCTGTCGGACACCGAGCGTCGCGCGCTGGGCTACGACGAGCTGCCGCACAACCTCTCTGATGCCCTGGACGTGATGGAGTCCTCCGAACTGGTGGCCGAAACCCTGGGCGAGCACGTGTTCGATTTCTTCCTGCGCAACAAGCGCGCGGAATGGGTGGACTACCGCGCCGAGGTCACGCCGTTCGAACTGCGCCGGTACCTGCCTTCCCTGTAA